ATGAGCCGTGGCTCGTGGGCCGTGCGCGGGCGCTCAACGAGCACCTCCCGCTGCGGGTCGCGGAGCGCCTGATCGAGCTGATCCGCGCGGCGCGCGGCAGCGCGGAGGGGGCGCGGCTGACCGTGCTCGGCTGGGCCTACAAGGGTTGGCCGCCCACCGACGACATGCGGGGCTCGCCGGTGGTGCCGATGCTGCCCCTGTTCCGCGCCGCCGGGCTCGCCCTCAAGGGGCACGATTACCTCGTCGCGCCCGACGTGATCCGCGGGCTGGGCGCGGAGCCGGTGACGCCGGAGGCGGGCTTCGCCGGCGCCGACGCGGTGCTCGTGACCATGAATCATCCGGAATACGCCAAGCTCGACCTGCCGGGGCTGCTCGCGGGGCTGCGCCGGCCCGCCGTGCTCTTCGACGCCTGGCGCATCCTCGACGAGGAGGCGGTGCGGGCGGCGGGCGTGCGCTACGCGGGGATCGGCTATGGCTAGGATCCTGGTGCTGGGCGGCGCGGGCTTCATCGGCTATCACCTCGCGAGCCGGCTCGTGGTTGAGGGCCACACGCTCACCCTGGTGGACGACCTCTCCCGCGGGCAGGCGGACGCGGCCCTCCAGGCGCTTCTCGATCGGCCTGGCGTGACGTTCCACCGGGCGGATCTCACTCGCCCCGGGGGCCTCGATGCGCTCGACCGAGGCTCTCCGGGTGACTGGGAGCAGGTCTACATGCTGGCCGCCGTCGTCGGGGTCAGGAACGTCGAGCGAGACCCGTCGCGGGTGATCCGCGTGAACACGCTCGCGCTGCTGAACGTCCTCGCCTGGCTGCCGGGGCGCGGGGAGACCCTGTTCTTCTCGTCCACGAGCGAGGCCTATGCGGGTGGCGTGTCGAGCGGCGCCCTGCCGGTGCCGACGCCCGAGGACGTGCCGCTGTCGGTGCCCGATCCCGGCGCGCCGCGCTGGGCGTACGCGGCGAGCAAGATCCTGGGCGAGGCGGCGGTGCTCCACGAGGCGCGCGCGCGGAACCTTCGCGTGGTCGTGGGCCGCTTCCACAACGTGTACGGGCCCCGCATGGGGGCGGACCATGTGATTCCCGAGCTCTCGCTCCGCGCGATCCGCCGCGAGAACCCGTTCCGCCTCTACGGCGCCGAGCAGCGCCGGGCCTTCTGCCACGTGAGCGACGCGGTCGAGGCCATGGTGCGGCTGATGGCCGCCGAGGCCGCGTGGGGCCGCGTGGTCAACATCGGCAACGACGCGGAAGAAACCCGCATCGGCGACCTCGCGCGACTGGTCCTCGACACCGCCGGCTTCGCGCCCGCGGTCGAGCCCATGCCCGCACCGCCCGGGTCGGTGGACCGGCGCTGCCCCGATCTCACGCGCCTCCGCGCGCTCACCGGCTTTCAGCCCAAGGTGGGGCTCGCCGCGGGCGTGCGCGACACCTTCGACTGGTACCGGCGCGCGGCGGCCGCCGAGGGGCGAGGCCGATGAGCGAGGGGCGGCGGGTGATCCCGAACGCGGTGCCGCATCTCGCCGGCAACGAGTGGAAGTATCTCAAGGAATGCTTGGACACCAACTGGGTGTCCTCGGCCGGGCCCTTCATCGCGCGCTTCGAGCGCGCGGTGGCGGACTGGGTGGGCGTGCCCCACGCGGCGGCCACCGTGAACGGCAGCGCGGCGCTCCACGTCGCACTGCTTGTCGCGGGCGTGAAGCCAGGTGACGAGGTACTGGTCCCGACGTTCACGTTCATCGCCACCGCGAACGCGATCGCCTACTGCGGCGCGCATCCGGTGTTCCTCGACGTGGAGCCGGTGGCGTGGGGGCTGGACCCCGCCAAGCTCGCCGATTTCTTGGCGCGCGAATGCCGGCAGGAAAATGGGCGCACCGTCAACCGGCGCAGCGGCCGCACCATCCGCGCCGTGCTGCCCGTGGACCTCTACGGCCATCCGTGCGATCTCGACCCGGTGCTCGCGGTGGCGCGGAAGCACGGGCTCGCGGTGGTCGAGGACGCGGCGGAGTCTCTGGGGGCGGTGTACCGCGGGCGGCCGGTCGGCGGCGATGCGCCGCTCGCGTGCCTCTCGTTCAACGGCAACAAGGTGATCACGAGCGGCGCGGGCGGCATGGTGCTCACGCGGGACGAGGGTCTCGCGGCGCGGGTGCGCGGCCTCACCACGCAGGCGCGCGGCGACGCGCTCGAGTTCGTCCACGGTGAGGTGGGGTTCAACTACCGCCTGTCAAATCTCCACGCGGCGCTGGGACTCGCCCAGATCGAGCAGCTCCCCGGCTTTCTCGAGGCCAAGCGCGAGACCGCCGCCGCCTACGCCGCCATGCTCGCGGGGGTGGACGGCGTGACGATGGCGGGCGAGGCGCCGTGGGCCCGCTCCGCCTGGTGGATGCCCTCGCTGCTGCTCGACGAGCGGCGGTGCCCCGACGTGCGCGCGCTCCTGCGCGATCTCAACGCGGAGGGCATCCAGGCGCGGCCGCTCTGGCGCCCGCTCCATATGCAGCCGGCGTTCGCGGCGGCCCAGTGCCACGCGATCGAGGTGGCGCCGCGCCTCTACGCCAGGGGATTGTCCTTGCCGTGCTCGGTCGGCATCACCCCGGAGGAGCGGCGCGCGGTGGTGGAGGCCCTGCTGCGGCGTCTGTCGTGAGCCTGGACGCGACGCTGCGCGCGCGCGTTCGCGACTACTACACGCGGTACTACCGGGACACCCTCGGCGTCCGCGACTGGCCGGGACTCGTGGACCTGCGCGAGGACGAGGAGGCGCAGGAGCACGACCAGCTCGAGCAGCTCCGAGGCGCGCTCGCCGCGTCCACGCTGCCCGAGCCCGTGCTCAACGTGGGCTGCGGTACCGGGGGCTTCAACGTGGTCGCGGCGAGGGCGGGCGCCCGGATGGTGGGGGTGGACGCCGACGCCGAGGCCATCGCGATCTGCGCGCTCAAGCGCCGGAAGCACGGCGGCGGTCCGTTCGTGCGCGCGGCCGCGGAGGCGCTGCCGTTCCGCGACGGCGCGTTCGGACTGGTCTACTGCTTCTCGTCGATCGAGCATGTCCAGTCGGTCGAGGCCACGGTGCGCGAGATGGTGCGGGTCACGCGGCCGGGCGGCGTCATCTACGTGCACACGCCGAATGCGTGGTCCTGGTACGAGGGGCACTACAAGATCCACTGGATCCCGTTCCTGCCGCAGGCGGCGGGCCGCGCGTACCTGCGCTTCCACCGGCGGCCCACCGCCTATCTGGGAACGCTCCGCCGCCTGACTCCGAGCCAGCTCGCGCGCGAGTTCCGGCGCCACGGTGTGAGGGACCTGCGCTTCCTCGATAACGAGGCGCCGCGGGAGTCGGTGGGGCGCTTCTGGCCCCTGCTCCGGCACTACTATCGCCTGACCGGGGTCGCGCCCTTCGTGGAGCTGGTGGCCCGGAAGCCGTGAGCGCGATCCTCTTCGCCAGCGAATACTATCCGCCGTTCGCGCCCGGCGGGGCCGAGTGGAGCACCGCCGCCTGGGCAGCCGCGCTCGCCCGGCGCGGCCAGCCGGTGTTGGTGGTGACGCCCAATTACGGCGCGGCTGCGCGCGAGTCGCGCGATGGCGTCACCGTGATCCGCGTGCCGTTCCCGCTCCGCCTGCGCCCGGGGCAGGGGGAAGTCGCCTGGCTCGTGCACCGCAACGCCCTTTTCTATCGCTACTTCGGCTGGTGGATCCGCCGGATCGCCGCGGCAAAGCGGGCCCGCATCATCCACGCGCACGGCAAGGCAGCGCTGGTGGCGGGCCTGCGGGCGGGCGAGCGCGCGAGCGTGCCCGTCGTCACCACCATCCGCGACGCCGGGCTTCTCTGTCCGCTGGGCTTCTGCACGATGTTCGAAACCACGTGGAAGACGTTCGACTGCACCACCGCGCAGTACGAGACCCGGTGCGTGCCCTATTTCCTCGAGCACTATCACGCCGCGGCGGGGCCTCTGCGCCGGGCCCGCCTGCAGACGTCGTTGCGCCTCGGCTGGCGCGATCAGCAGGCGCGCTTCCAGGCGCTCGCGCGGGCCGATGCCATCGTGGCGGTGAGCCGCGGCGTCCTCGACATCTACCCCGAGCGGCTGGTCGGCGGCGGCCGTAGCGCCGTGGTCCATACGCTGCCGCCGGCGATCGACCCGCCGGCGCCCGAGGCGGCGGCCGCCCTCCGGGCGCGTCTCGGCATCGGGCCCGGCCCGCTGGTGCTCTACGCCGGCAAGCTCTCGCCGGGGAAGGGCACTCCCGTCCTTGCCGCCGCGCTGCCCGAGATTCGCCGCGCCGTGCCCGGCGTGCGCTTCGCCTTCGCGGGCAAGGGCGAGACGACGCCGCCCGTCGCGCCGGACGTGCACGTGCTCGGCTCGCTGCCGCAGCGCGACCTCTTCGCCCTCTACACGGCGGCCGACCTCGTCGTGGTGCCCTCGGTGTGGCCCGAGCCCCTCTCCCGCGTGCTCCTGGAGGCGATGCAGCTCGGGCGGCCCGTGGTCGCGACGCGTGTGGGCGGGACCCCGGAGGCGGTGGACGACGGCGTCACCGGCCTGCTCGTCGAGCGCGGGGACGCCGCCGGCCTCGCCCGCGCCATCGCCGAGCTCTGCCTGGATGGGGAGCGCCGGCTCAAGATGGGCGCGGCGGCGCGCGAGCGCACCCGCGAGGCGTTCCGCGAGGACCGCATCGTCGACGGCCTGCTCGAGGTCTATCGCGCCGCGGCCGCGCGGCACGCCGCCAAGCTCCGGTCGGCACCGTGAGCGCCGATCTCTCCTCCTATCTCGGCATGTCGTACCGTCGGAAGCGCATCGATGCCGATCTCGCGCGCGTGGCCGGCCACTTCGCCGGCCGAGTGCTGGACGTGGGCGGGCTCCGGCGGCGCGGCGACTTCCGCCCGCCCGCGGCCGCGCGCTGGGTGGTGGCGGACGTGGACCTCCGCCCCCTCCCGGGCGCGGGTCCCCGGGTGGGGGCTGACATCCAGGCGCTGCCGTTCCGCGCCGGCTCGTTCGACGCGGTCAAGGCGACGGAGGTGCTCGAGCACGTGCCGGACGTGGCGCGCGCCCTGGCGGAGTGTCGCCGGGTGCTTCGGCCGGGCGGCACGCTCGTGATCACGGCGCCCTTCCTCGAGCGCCTGCATGGTGACCCCGACGACTACGCGCGCTACACGCGCAGCATGTGGGAGCGGCTGCTCGCCGAGGCGGGGCTGCGTCCCACGACCATCGCCGCGCAAGGCGGCTTCTTCACGCATCTGGCCGGCCTGCTTCGGTTCCTCGTGCTGCGCGCCCCCCGGCCGCTGCGCTGGGCAGGCTATGCGACGTTCCCGCTGCTGGACGGTATGGCGGGGCTCGACCGGCTCGCGCGCGTGCGAGAGTCCGAGCTGGCCGCCTTCGTGGGCGGCTACCTGATCGTGGCCACGCACCCATGACCCTCACGATCTGCTCGCCCCACTGCGGGGTCGCGCCGGAGACGACGTCGGGCGGCGAGACGTACGAGCGCGAGCTGCTGGCCCGGCTCGGCCAGGACGGCGTGCGCGTGGAGCTGATCCTCGCGCGGGGCAAGCCGCATCCCGAGGGTGTGCCCAACTGGGACGTGCACCGTTTCCCGATCGGACGCGGGCTGCGCTGGTACGTGGCGCCGTTCGTGGTGCCCGACGCCATCGGCCTCGTGTGGCGGGCGCAACCCTTCGACCTCCTGCGGGTGCACGCCCTGCGCTACATGGGCCCTGCCGCCCTCTGGGCGCGGCGCCTCTACGGGATCGACGCGCCGGTGGTGTCGCACCATCACCACCTCGATCCGAGCCCGCTGAACAGCGTGATCGAGCGGCGCGTGATCGAGCGCTCGGACCGCGTGGTGGTGGGGAGCGAGTTCGCCCGCCGCCAGCTCCAGGAGGAACTGGGCGCGCGCGTCGAGCACGTGGACGTGGTGCCCTACGGCGTGGACGCGCGCTTCGCGCCGCGACCCGCGCGCGCGGACCTCCGCGCGCGCTACGGGCTCGGCGACCAGCCGGTGGTGCTCTTCTTCGGCGGCCTCAAGCCGCGGAAGAACCTCCATCTGCTCCTCGACGTGTGGGCGCGCGTGGCCGGGGAGGCGCCGGCGGCGCGGCTCCTCGTCGCCGGCGGGGGGCCGATGCTCGACGAGCTCCGTGGGCGGGCGGCGCGGCTGGGTCTGGCCGACCGCGTCGT
This Candidatus Methylomirabilota bacterium DNA region includes the following protein-coding sequences:
- a CDS encoding class I SAM-dependent methyltransferase, whose amino-acid sequence is MSLDATLRARVRDYYTRYYRDTLGVRDWPGLVDLREDEEAQEHDQLEQLRGALAASTLPEPVLNVGCGTGGFNVVAARAGARMVGVDADAEAIAICALKRRKHGGGPFVRAAAEALPFRDGAFGLVYCFSSIEHVQSVEATVREMVRVTRPGGVIYVHTPNAWSWYEGHYKIHWIPFLPQAAGRAYLRFHRRPTAYLGTLRRLTPSQLAREFRRHGVRDLRFLDNEAPRESVGRFWPLLRHYYRLTGVAPFVELVARKP
- a CDS encoding glycosyltransferase family 4 protein; translated protein: MSAILFASEYYPPFAPGGAEWSTAAWAAALARRGQPVLVVTPNYGAAARESRDGVTVIRVPFPLRLRPGQGEVAWLVHRNALFYRYFGWWIRRIAAAKRARIIHAHGKAALVAGLRAGERASVPVVTTIRDAGLLCPLGFCTMFETTWKTFDCTTAQYETRCVPYFLEHYHAAAGPLRRARLQTSLRLGWRDQQARFQALARADAIVAVSRGVLDIYPERLVGGGRSAVVHTLPPAIDPPAPEAAAALRARLGIGPGPLVLYAGKLSPGKGTPVLAAALPEIRRAVPGVRFAFAGKGETTPPVAPDVHVLGSLPQRDLFALYTAADLVVVPSVWPEPLSRVLLEAMQLGRPVVATRVGGTPEAVDDGVTGLLVERGDAAGLARAIAELCLDGERRLKMGAAARERTREAFREDRIVDGLLEVYRAAAARHAAKLRSAP
- a CDS encoding NAD-dependent epimerase/dehydratase family protein, with protein sequence MARILVLGGAGFIGYHLASRLVVEGHTLTLVDDLSRGQADAALQALLDRPGVTFHRADLTRPGGLDALDRGSPGDWEQVYMLAAVVGVRNVERDPSRVIRVNTLALLNVLAWLPGRGETLFFSSTSEAYAGGVSSGALPVPTPEDVPLSVPDPGAPRWAYAASKILGEAAVLHEARARNLRVVVGRFHNVYGPRMGADHVIPELSLRAIRRENPFRLYGAEQRRAFCHVSDAVEAMVRLMAAEAAWGRVVNIGNDAEETRIGDLARLVLDTAGFAPAVEPMPAPPGSVDRRCPDLTRLRALTGFQPKVGLAAGVRDTFDWYRRAAAAEGRGR
- a CDS encoding glycosyltransferase family 4 protein, whose protein sequence is MTLTICSPHCGVAPETTSGGETYERELLARLGQDGVRVELILARGKPHPEGVPNWDVHRFPIGRGLRWYVAPFVVPDAIGLVWRAQPFDLLRVHALRYMGPAALWARRLYGIDAPVVSHHHHLDPSPLNSVIERRVIERSDRVVVGSEFARRQLQEELGARVEHVDVVPYGVDARFAPRPARADLRARYGLGDQPVVLFFGGLKPRKNLHLLLDVWARVAGEAPAARLLVAGGGPMLDELRGRAARLGLADRVVFTGYVPEAEKTDVFNLADVFFFPSAMEGFGLTVAEAMASGLPVVASDRGSIPELVVEGETGFVTDPAREGDFAARLLTLLRDAPLRWRLGDAGRARADRLYRWERCVEGTRRVYEATVEAWRRRRVEARR
- a CDS encoding LegC family aminotransferase; the protein is MSEGRRVIPNAVPHLAGNEWKYLKECLDTNWVSSAGPFIARFERAVADWVGVPHAAATVNGSAALHVALLVAGVKPGDEVLVPTFTFIATANAIAYCGAHPVFLDVEPVAWGLDPAKLADFLARECRQENGRTVNRRSGRTIRAVLPVDLYGHPCDLDPVLAVARKHGLAVVEDAAESLGAVYRGRPVGGDAPLACLSFNGNKVITSGAGGMVLTRDEGLAARVRGLTTQARGDALEFVHGEVGFNYRLSNLHAALGLAQIEQLPGFLEAKRETAAAYAAMLAGVDGVTMAGEAPWARSAWWMPSLLLDERRCPDVRALLRDLNAEGIQARPLWRPLHMQPAFAAAQCHAIEVAPRLYARGLSLPCSVGITPEERRAVVEALLRRLS
- a CDS encoding methyltransferase domain-containing protein produces the protein MSADLSSYLGMSYRRKRIDADLARVAGHFAGRVLDVGGLRRRGDFRPPAAARWVVADVDLRPLPGAGPRVGADIQALPFRAGSFDAVKATEVLEHVPDVARALAECRRVLRPGGTLVITAPFLERLHGDPDDYARYTRSMWERLLAEAGLRPTTIAAQGGFFTHLAGLLRFLVLRAPRPLRWAGYATFPLLDGMAGLDRLARVRESELAAFVGGYLIVATHP